The DNA window CCCCTGATTCGTGGGTATCCACTAAACGAAATTCTGCATGGCCCAGTGCGCCGTCAATCAGCGGCACACCCAGAACACCGTCATGGGTGTCAATGTTGGCAAATTTGTCATCACCCTTGGAGGCAAAGGTGTTGGAAATGCTTTCTTGGTTCTCTGCAAGAATGTTGAGCGCAAAGACCTTGCTTTCCAGAACTGGGCCAAGGGTTGCGGCCGTTTTAGCGATACAGGCCAGAAACTGCGGCGGTTCCACACACAGGCTGGAAACGGCATTCATGGTCAGCCCAAAGGCCGTTCCTGCTGTGTCACGGGTGGTCAGGACGACGATGCCAGAGGCGAAACTACCAGCGAAGGCGCGCAACGCACTGCCTTCAATTGGCTGGTGGGATTTTTCTTCGCTCACGTGTCCTCCTTCAGGAAGGCAATCACTTCCCGGTTAAATTCATCGGCGCATTCGATATTGCCCATATGGCCAGCATTTTCAAATGTATAAAGTTTCCCACCTGGAATTTCCGCAACCAGTTCATCGGCATAACCGGGTAGGCGCAACGGATCTTTCGACCCGGCAATGATCAGGGCCGGGATTTTGATATTCCCGTGATCCAGCTGTTCGCGTTCCGATTTTCCGGCCGCTTCGCGGAAGGGAGCACGGAACCGGGCAGCAGCGGTGGCTTCCCATGCGCCGGGCAGTTGGGCCAATTCCTGGCGCCTGGCGATGTAGGCATCATCGCCTGCCCATTTTGGGTCTACAAACATGACCTCGACGATACGGCGCATGTGTTCGAAATCCCCTTCATAGGAATTAAGAACCGCGCGCGCATCATTGGCTGGTGACAGGCCACCCCCTGAACAGGAAATCACCTTGCGCATGGGCCAGTCGGGCTTGTCCCGGCATGCGACCGTCAGCGACAATCCACCGGACATGGATGAACCGATGACATAGACATCGTGGACGTCCATGACTTCTAAAAA is part of the Rhodospirillales bacterium genome and encodes:
- a CDS encoding flavin reductase family protein yields the protein MSEEKSHQPIEGSALRAFAGSFASGIVVLTTRDTAGTAFGLTMNAVSSLCVEPPQFLACIAKTAATLGPVLESKVFALNILAENQESISNTFASKGDDKFANIDTHDGVLGVPLIDGALGHAEFRLVDTHESGDHVIVIGEAVSSSVEDSAPLVYFRGKYAKI
- a CDS encoding alpha/beta hydrolase; amino-acid sequence: MSNSKFVTVDGVKTHYLEAGQSDGRPTVLLLHSAEFGGAAELSWEFNIGPLGEHFHVLAPDHLGFGRTDKVFDFCGQFDRRIEHIRRFLEVMDVHDVYVIGSSMSGGLSLTVACRDKPDWPMRKVISCSGGGLSPANDARAVLNSYEGDFEHMRRIVEVMFVDPKWAGDDAYIARRQELAQLPGAWEATAAARFRAPFREAAGKSEREQLDHGNIKIPALIIAGSKDPLRLPGYADELVAEIPGGKLYTFENAGHMGNIECADEFNREVIAFLKEDT